One Ricinus communis isolate WT05 ecotype wild-type chromosome 2, ASM1957865v1, whole genome shotgun sequence DNA segment encodes these proteins:
- the LOC8281405 gene encoding ras-related protein Rab7, which produces MSVRRRTLLKVIVLGDSGVGKTSLMNQYVHKKFSQQYKATIGADFVTKELQIDDRLVTLQIWDTAGQERFQSLGVAFYRGADCCVLVYDVNVMRSFDTLDNWHEEFLKQANPPDPKTFPFILLGNKIDIDGGNSRVVSEKKAKEWCASKGNIPYFETSAKEDYNVDPAFLCIAKTALANEREQDIYFQGIPEAVSESEQRGGCAC; this is translated from the exons ATGTCAGTACGCAGACGTACTTTGCTCAAGGTTATCGTTCTCGGCGATAGCGG GGTTGGCAAGACTTCTTTGATGAATca ATACGTGCACAAGAAGTTTAGTCAGCAGTATAAAGCTACAATAGGTGCTGATTTTGTGACCAAAGAACTCCAAATTGATGACAGGCTTGTCACCTTGCAA ATATGGGACACGGCTGGACAAGAAAGATTTCAGAGTCTTGGAGTTGCATTCTATAGAGGGGCAGATTGTTGTGTTCTAGTTTACGATGTTAATGTTATGAGATCATTTGACACTCTTGATAACTGGCATGAGGAGTTTCTTAAACAG GCAAACCCGCCTGATCCCAAGACATTTCCATTTATACTGCTCGGAAACAAGATTGATATTGATGGTGGAAATAGTCGAGTG GTGTCTGAGAAGAAAGCAAAAGAATGGTGTGCATCAAAAGGAAACATACCTTACTTTGAGACATCAGCAAAAGAGGATTACAATGTTGATCCTGCATTCCTGTGTATTGCCAAGACTGCTCTAGCTAATGAGCGTGAGCAGGACAT ATACTTCCAAGGCATCCCTGAGGCTGTTTCAGAGAGTGAGCAAAGAGGTGGCTGTGCATGTTGA